A single region of the Syntrophotaleaceae bacterium genome encodes:
- the fdhF gene encoding formate dehydrogenase subunit alpha, giving the protein MPKVTLTIDGKQVTVPKGTTVLEAAWQAGSFVPTFCHDPELTKPGSCRICVVEIKGARNMPASCVTEAAEGMEVQTASPAVIEARKTILELMLDNHPEDCLTCHQAGDCKLQDYAYFYNVKPGAFGGEQHKYDLEDDNLFIVRNMNKCILCGKCLRACEEKQGRAVIDFAYRGFKTKVTTAMDKPLADSVCVSCGSCVAVCPTGALTEKAMIGKARKWEVEKVRTTCPFCGVGCNFDLNVHQGKVIGVTSNPLSPANGRDLCVKGRFGVDYVHSPNRLTKPLIKKKGEFVESSWEEALDLVASKLGQIKKKYGSDSIAALSSARCTNEENYLLQKFMRAGIGTNNIDHCARTUHAPTVAGLATSFGSGAMTNSWADYLKTDLFFVIGSNPTEAHPVGGAKILSSVMNRGTKLIVADPRRIELAEKADIFMQLRPGTDIPLLNGLMHIIIKEDLYDKKFVEERTEGFEELKAAVAKWTPEKASEVTGVPVNLLYDAARLYATTEKAMLCYTLGITEHVCGVDNVMSTANIAMLTGHLGKEGCGVNPQRGQNNVQGACDMAALPGDYPGYQKVVNPEVQAKFEKAWGVKLSNKPGLMIPDMMDAAVEGKLKAMYILGEDPVMTDPDANHIKKALKSMDFVVVQELFMSETAKLADVILPGASFAEKEGTFTNSERRVQRVRKAIEPIADTRADWCIILDVAKRMGNAWDYANPEEIFNEMRALTPSYGGITYERIEHTGLQWPCPNLDHPGTPILHTASFTRGKGLFKAIDHTPPAEMPDEEYPYLLSTGRILSHYNVTTQHSGALQAYKPEEAAMVHPTDAMALGVCTGDTVQVTSRRGSVKTRVWVTDKVQTGMIWMSFHYRDTPTNELTVNAFDPVSKTGEYKVAAVKIEKAATV; this is encoded by the coding sequence ATGCCCAAAGTCACTTTGACTATCGACGGCAAACAGGTCACCGTCCCCAAGGGGACGACCGTCCTGGAAGCCGCGTGGCAGGCCGGGTCGTTTGTGCCGACCTTCTGTCACGATCCTGAGCTGACCAAACCCGGCTCCTGCCGCATCTGCGTGGTGGAAATCAAGGGCGCTCGCAATATGCCCGCTTCCTGCGTGACCGAAGCTGCCGAAGGGATGGAGGTGCAGACCGCCAGCCCGGCCGTCATCGAGGCCCGCAAGACCATCTTGGAGCTGATGCTGGACAACCATCCCGAAGACTGCCTCACCTGTCATCAGGCCGGTGACTGCAAGTTGCAGGACTATGCCTATTTTTACAATGTAAAACCCGGCGCTTTCGGCGGGGAGCAGCACAAATACGATCTCGAGGACGACAATCTGTTCATCGTCAGGAACATGAACAAGTGCATCCTCTGCGGCAAGTGCCTGAGAGCCTGCGAAGAAAAGCAGGGCAGGGCGGTCATCGACTTCGCCTACCGCGGCTTCAAAACCAAGGTCACGACCGCCATGGACAAGCCGCTGGCCGATTCGGTCTGCGTTTCCTGCGGCAGTTGCGTTGCCGTCTGCCCCACCGGCGCCCTGACTGAAAAGGCCATGATCGGCAAGGCGAGAAAATGGGAAGTGGAAAAGGTTCGCACCACCTGCCCCTTCTGCGGGGTGGGTTGCAATTTCGATCTCAACGTGCACCAGGGGAAGGTCATCGGCGTCACCTCCAATCCCCTCAGCCCGGCCAATGGCCGCGATCTGTGCGTCAAGGGTCGTTTCGGAGTCGATTACGTTCACAGCCCGAACCGCTTGACCAAGCCCCTCATCAAGAAAAAAGGGGAGTTCGTCGAATCCTCCTGGGAGGAAGCTCTCGACCTGGTGGCGAGCAAGCTCGGCCAGATCAAGAAAAAGTACGGCAGCGATTCCATCGCCGCTCTTTCTTCGGCCCGCTGCACCAATGAAGAAAATTATCTGCTGCAGAAATTCATGCGCGCGGGGATCGGTACCAACAACATAGATCACTGCGCTCGAACGTGACACGCTCCCACGGTAGCCGGTCTGGCTACCTCCTTTGGCAGCGGCGCAATGACCAACTCCTGGGCTGATTACCTGAAAACCGATCTGTTTTTCGTCATCGGCTCCAACCCCACTGAAGCACATCCCGTTGGGGGTGCCAAGATCCTGTCCTCAGTCATGAACAGAGGGACCAAGCTGATCGTGGCCGACCCCCGTCGGATCGAGCTTGCCGAGAAGGCCGACATCTTTATGCAGCTGCGGCCCGGCACCGATATCCCCCTGTTGAACGGCCTGATGCACATCATCATCAAGGAAGATCTCTACGACAAAAAGTTCGTCGAAGAGCGTACCGAAGGCTTTGAGGAACTGAAAGCCGCCGTAGCGAAGTGGACTCCGGAAAAAGCTTCGGAAGTCACCGGAGTTCCGGTGAATCTTCTGTATGATGCGGCCCGGCTCTATGCGACAACCGAAAAAGCCATGCTCTGCTATACCCTCGGCATTACCGAGCATGTCTGCGGCGTGGACAACGTCATGAGCACCGCCAATATCGCCATGCTGACCGGACATTTGGGCAAGGAAGGCTGTGGGGTCAATCCACAGCGCGGACAGAACAACGTCCAGGGGGCCTGCGACATGGCGGCCCTGCCCGGCGACTACCCCGGCTACCAGAAGGTGGTGAATCCCGAGGTGCAGGCCAAGTTCGAAAAGGCCTGGGGGGTCAAACTATCCAACAAGCCCGGTCTCATGATTCCGGATATGATGGACGCCGCGGTGGAAGGCAAACTCAAGGCGATGTATATCCTGGGCGAGGACCCGGTTATGACCGATCCCGACGCCAACCACATCAAGAAGGCTCTGAAGAGCATGGACTTCGTCGTGGTGCAGGAACTCTTCATGTCCGAAACCGCGAAACTGGCCGACGTCATCCTGCCCGGCGCCAGCTTCGCCGAGAAGGAGGGAACCTTCACCAACTCGGAGCGGCGGGTGCAAAGGGTGCGCAAGGCCATCGAGCCGATTGCCGATACCCGGGCCGACTGGTGCATCATCCTCGATGTCGCCAAACGCATGGGGAATGCCTGGGATTATGCCAATCCGGAAGAGATCTTCAACGAGATGAGGGCCCTGACCCCCTCTTACGGCGGCATCACTTATGAGCGGATCGAGCACACCGGGCTGCAGTGGCCCTGCCCCAACCTGGACCATCCGGGTACGCCGATCCTGCATACGGCGAGTTTCACCCGCGGCAAAGGTCTTTTCAAGGCGATCGACCATACGCCGCCTGCGGAAATGCCCGACGAGGAGTACCCGTACCTGCTGTCCACCGGGCGCATCCTGTCCCACTACAACGTGACCACTCAACATTCGGGAGCGTTGCAGGCCTACAAGCCGGAAGAGGCCGCCATGGTCCACCCCACCGACGCCATGGCCCTCGGTGTCTGCACCGGCGATACCGTTCAGGTCACCTCCCGGCGGGGAAGCGTCAAGACCAGGGTGTGGGTCACCGACAAGGTTCAGACCGGCATGATCTGGATGAGCTTCCATTATCGGGATACTCCCACCAACGAACTGACCGTCAATGCCTTCGACCCGGTCAGCAAGACCGGCGAGTACAAGGTGGCGGCCGTCAAGATTGAAAAAGCGGCGACTGTGTAG
- the nuoF gene encoding NADH-quinone oxidoreductase subunit NuoF, whose translation MSTLKKERSKIEKEYKKKQERPRIVVGLGTCGIAAGGNKVMDAIKAEVKKGGLDVDVDFTSCIGMCFAEPVVEMALPGEASVVYGGVSPENVVPLIQSHIVQKTPVAEQAQIQITGKAKAYKGIPVMEKSGYYEQQVRSVTSRLGRTNPERIEDYIATGGYQGIEKALTMDRLAIIDEIKKSGLRGRGGGGFPTGTKWQFVHDAVGDKKYIVCNADEGDPGAFMDRSVLEGDPHAVLEGMMIAAYAIGSDEGVIYCRAEYPLAIRRLNMAIKVAEEMGIMGENIMGSGFNFKVRIKAGAGAFVCGEETALLNSIEGQRGMPRVRPPFPAHKGLWQKPTCLNNVETFANIPNIICKGGDWFSSMGTEKSKGSKVFCITGKINHTGLCEVPMGITLRDLVYNIAGGIKDGKKFKAVQSGGPSGGCLPTEKLDLPIDYESLGQAGAIMGSGGLVFMDETSCMLDIAKYFLNFTQMESCGKCTPCREGTKRMLETLERICDGQGVPEDMDNLERLARVIKSAALCALGQTAPNPVLTTLKYFREEYEAHINEKRCPAGVCQALLNYTVLADKCVGCGVCIKACPVGAISGEKKSAHVIDPAKCVKCGACVPKCKFDAIVKA comes from the coding sequence ATGAGCACCTTGAAGAAAGAACGCTCGAAAATAGAGAAAGAGTACAAAAAGAAGCAGGAGCGCCCCCGGATCGTGGTCGGTCTGGGCACCTGCGGGATTGCTGCCGGCGGTAACAAGGTCATGGACGCGATCAAGGCCGAAGTGAAAAAGGGAGGCCTGGACGTGGACGTGGATTTCACCAGCTGCATCGGCATGTGCTTCGCCGAGCCGGTGGTGGAGATGGCGTTGCCCGGCGAGGCCAGCGTTGTGTACGGGGGCGTTTCTCCCGAAAACGTGGTGCCGCTGATCCAGAGCCACATCGTGCAGAAAACCCCGGTCGCCGAGCAGGCGCAGATCCAGATTACGGGTAAGGCAAAAGCCTATAAGGGCATTCCCGTCATGGAAAAGTCCGGGTATTACGAGCAGCAGGTCCGTTCGGTCACTTCCCGCCTGGGAAGGACCAACCCCGAGCGCATCGAGGACTATATCGCCACTGGCGGCTATCAGGGGATCGAAAAAGCCTTGACCATGGACCGCCTCGCCATCATCGACGAGATCAAGAAATCCGGTCTGCGCGGCCGGGGCGGCGGCGGCTTTCCCACCGGCACCAAGTGGCAGTTCGTGCATGATGCGGTGGGCGACAAGAAATACATCGTCTGCAACGCCGACGAAGGCGACCCCGGGGCCTTCATGGACCGCAGCGTCCTGGAAGGCGATCCCCACGCAGTGCTCGAAGGGATGATGATCGCCGCCTACGCCATCGGTTCCGATGAAGGTGTCATCTACTGCCGGGCCGAGTATCCGCTGGCCATCCGTCGTCTCAACATGGCCATCAAGGTAGCTGAAGAGATGGGCATCATGGGTGAGAACATCATGGGCAGCGGCTTCAACTTCAAGGTTCGGATCAAGGCCGGCGCCGGCGCCTTCGTCTGCGGCGAAGAGACGGCCCTGCTCAATTCCATCGAAGGACAGCGCGGGATGCCGCGGGTGCGTCCGCCGTTCCCGGCCCACAAGGGGCTGTGGCAGAAGCCGACCTGCCTGAACAACGTGGAAACCTTCGCCAACATACCCAACATCATCTGCAAAGGCGGCGACTGGTTCTCCAGCATGGGCACCGAAAAGAGCAAGGGGAGCAAGGTGTTCTGCATCACCGGCAAGATCAACCATACCGGTCTGTGCGAAGTACCCATGGGCATCACGCTGCGCGATCTGGTCTACAACATCGCCGGCGGCATCAAGGACGGCAAGAAGTTCAAGGCGGTGCAGAGCGGCGGACCTTCGGGAGGCTGTCTGCCGACGGAAAAACTGGATCTGCCTATCGACTATGAATCTCTCGGCCAGGCCGGGGCGATCATGGGCTCCGGCGGCCTGGTGTTCATGGACGAAACCAGCTGCATGCTGGACATCGCCAAGTACTTCCTCAACTTCACCCAGATGGAATCGTGTGGCAAGTGCACCCCCTGCCGGGAAGGCACCAAGCGGATGCTGGAGACCCTCGAGCGGATCTGTGACGGGCAGGGCGTGCCGGAGGATATGGACAACCTGGAGCGTCTGGCCCGAGTCATCAAGAGCGCGGCCCTGTGTGCGCTGGGGCAGACGGCCCCGAACCCGGTGCTGACCACGCTGAAGTATTTCCGCGAGGAGTACGAAGCCCACATCAACGAAAAGCGCTGTCCGGCCGGGGTGTGTCAGGCCCTGCTGAACTACACCGTCCTGGCTGACAAGTGCGTCGGTTGCGGCGTCTGCATCAAGGCCTGCCCCGTCGGCGCAATCAGCGGCGAGAAGAAAAGCGCCCATGTCATCGATCCTGCGAAGTGCGTCAAATGCGGCGCCTGCGTTCCCAAATGTAAGTTCGACGCCATCGTGAAGGCTTAG
- the nuoE gene encoding NADH-quinone oxidoreductase subunit NuoE — protein sequence MADCKCCGEVVESPQDSQMMELLDHYRGYKGALIPVLQGAQDIYGYLPEAVLEKISSELKIPFSEVFGVVTFYAQFHLKPRGRNIIRVCLGTACHVLGNAKVFERLKEILGVDNGGTTEDLRFTLESVACIGACGLAPCIMINEDTHGRLTVNGLEDILEQYA from the coding sequence ATGGCAGATTGCAAGTGTTGCGGCGAGGTAGTCGAATCGCCACAAGATAGTCAGATGATGGAATTGCTTGATCACTACCGCGGATACAAGGGAGCTTTGATCCCTGTACTGCAGGGAGCACAGGATATCTACGGATACCTGCCCGAGGCCGTGCTCGAGAAGATTTCCAGTGAACTGAAGATTCCTTTCAGCGAGGTGTTCGGAGTAGTCACTTTCTACGCCCAGTTTCACCTCAAACCCCGCGGCAGGAACATTATCCGGGTTTGCCTGGGCACTGCCTGTCACGTGCTGGGCAACGCCAAAGTTTTCGAACGGCTCAAGGAAATTCTGGGTGTCGATAACGGCGGCACTACGGAGGATCTGCGTTTCACTTTGGAATCGGTGGCCTGTATCGGGGCGTGCGGCCTGGCGCCGTGCATCATGATCAACGAGGATACCCACGGCCGACTGACCGTGAATGGCCTGGAAGACATTCTGGAACAGTACGCGTAA
- the mobB gene encoding molybdopterin-guanine dinucleotide biosynthesis protein B produces the protein MPAIPVVVLVGMSGTGKTTFLEKLIREFKKRKVRTGTVKHDVHGFEMDRPGKDSWRHAQAGADAVAISCPTKVAMVRHVEQELSLDQIAELLVGVDIILVEGYKRANKPKIEIHRQARSRELLCPPEELLAVVSDVNWSIGVPLFDLEDASGVADMLVKKFGIVCEEDRVSQRFMQKQLFICK, from the coding sequence ATGCCTGCAATTCCGGTCGTGGTTCTGGTCGGTATGTCTGGTACCGGAAAAACAACTTTCCTTGAAAAACTGATCAGGGAATTTAAAAAACGGAAAGTGCGTACAGGAACTGTGAAGCACGATGTCCATGGTTTTGAAATGGACAGGCCGGGAAAAGATAGCTGGCGCCATGCCCAGGCAGGTGCCGACGCCGTCGCCATCTCATGTCCCACCAAAGTGGCCATGGTTCGACATGTCGAACAGGAGCTGAGCCTTGACCAGATTGCCGAACTGCTGGTGGGCGTGGATATAATCCTCGTAGAAGGCTATAAGCGAGCCAACAAGCCGAAAATTGAGATCCATCGGCAGGCGCGCTCCCGAGAACTGCTGTGCCCGCCTGAAGAATTGCTTGCGGTGGTAAGCGATGTGAACTGGTCCATTGGGGTGCCGTTGTTCGATCTGGAAGACGCTTCGGGTGTCGCTGATATGCTTGTGAAAAAGTTTGGGATCGTTTGTGAGGAAGATAGAGTTTCCCAACGCTTCATGCAGAAACAACTTTTTATCTGCAAATAA
- a CDS encoding OFA family MFS transporter, which yields MSMEKHPNRWTVAIMGTLLQVCLGTVYAWSYFQKPIMDANGWTNAQAAWAFSLAIFFLGLAAAWGGMNLAKQGPRKLAMLGGFLFGVGYLIGAYALSIQSIPLLYIGYGVIGGCGLGLGYVTPVATAAKWFPDKKGFITGMVVMGFGFGALVMAKILAPIFMATFNGNLAQVFTAIGIFMLAVTLPAGFFLQNPPAGFVPKGYTPPATTAASQKADDAITSKQCILSPRFLLMWIIFFFNIIAGIMFIGFQSPLLQDLLKKKLDPATWSDPAVIASLAASGATLIAVSSIFNGIGRFFWGGLSDKIGRVQTFRLILGTQFLVFIALLFVNNPIFFGVLVCYVLLCYGGGFGSMPSFVLDVFGAKNMPVVYGTILTAWGCAGIVGPQIVAFVKDNFAAQAAQYSFICGAVLLMAGLLITFGLSNKKYVPKAAQGIDAVPAAD from the coding sequence ATGTCCATGGAAAAACATCCCAATCGTTGGACCGTCGCCATCATGGGGACCCTGCTGCAGGTGTGTCTTGGCACCGTCTATGCCTGGAGCTACTTTCAGAAGCCGATTATGGACGCCAATGGTTGGACCAATGCGCAGGCGGCCTGGGCTTTCAGTCTGGCTATTTTCTTCCTGGGCCTGGCAGCGGCCTGGGGAGGGATGAATCTCGCCAAGCAGGGCCCCCGCAAACTGGCCATGTTGGGCGGCTTTCTGTTCGGTGTCGGCTATCTGATCGGCGCCTATGCTCTGTCCATCCAGAGCATTCCGCTGCTCTATATCGGCTACGGCGTGATCGGAGGATGCGGTCTGGGCCTCGGCTATGTCACCCCGGTTGCCACTGCCGCCAAATGGTTCCCGGATAAAAAGGGCTTTATCACCGGCATGGTGGTCATGGGTTTCGGTTTCGGCGCCCTGGTGATGGCCAAGATTCTTGCCCCAATCTTCATGGCCACCTTCAACGGCAATCTTGCCCAGGTGTTCACCGCGATCGGTATCTTCATGCTCGCCGTAACCCTGCCGGCCGGCTTCTTCCTGCAGAATCCTCCGGCGGGTTTCGTGCCGAAAGGCTATACCCCGCCCGCGACCACCGCAGCCTCCCAGAAAGCCGATGACGCAATCACATCCAAGCAGTGCATCTTGTCACCTCGCTTCCTGCTGATGTGGATCATCTTCTTCTTCAACATCATCGCCGGCATCATGTTTATCGGTTTCCAGTCGCCGCTGCTGCAGGATCTGCTGAAAAAGAAGCTGGATCCGGCGACCTGGTCTGACCCGGCGGTCATCGCTTCCCTGGCTGCATCCGGCGCCACCCTGATTGCCGTCAGCTCCATTTTCAACGGCATCGGCCGCTTCTTCTGGGGTGGCTTGTCCGACAAGATCGGCCGCGTTCAGACCTTCCGGCTCATCCTCGGCACTCAGTTCCTGGTTTTTATCGCTCTGCTGTTCGTGAATAACCCGATTTTTTTCGGGGTGCTCGTCTGCTACGTGCTTCTTTGCTACGGCGGCGGGTTCGGGTCCATGCCCTCCTTCGTACTTGACGTGTTCGGTGCCAAGAACATGCCGGTGGTCTACGGGACGATCCTTACCGCCTGGGGATGTGCCGGCATCGTCGGTCCTCAGATCGTCGCTTTCGTCAAGGATAACTTTGCAGCCCAGGCTGCCCAGTACAGCTTCATTTGCGGCGCAGTTCTCCTGATGGCCGGTCTGCTCATCACTTTCGGTTTGAGCAATAAGAAATATGTGCCCAAAGCAGCCCAGGGGATCGATGCTGTTCCTGCCGCTGACTGA
- a CDS encoding molybdenum cofactor guanylyltransferase — protein sequence MEFGSAVILAGGKSSRMGFDKQYLQVKNRYLLRHHEEVLSRAFAQLIVVTNTPDLYRDTSFLVVSDEIQGGGPLSGIHIGLKSAASRYVYLLACDMPNISLEYISFLQGQLKSSGMEACVTRFGNWIEPFNAFYSRDLLPSMELYLREGGKSIFQYLRSEKALYIPEQDARRFSPGWKMFLNLNSRKDFEAWQENILAGNASG from the coding sequence ATGGAGTTCGGCAGCGCAGTTATTCTTGCCGGCGGTAAAAGCAGTCGAATGGGTTTCGACAAGCAGTATCTTCAGGTCAAAAATCGCTATTTACTCCGCCATCACGAGGAGGTTTTGTCCCGTGCTTTCGCGCAGCTTATTGTCGTGACCAATACACCCGATCTTTACCGGGATACCTCCTTTCTCGTGGTCAGCGACGAAATTCAGGGAGGTGGACCGCTGAGCGGCATCCATATCGGACTCAAATCGGCTGCCTCCCGTTATGTTTATCTGCTGGCCTGCGATATGCCCAACATCTCTCTCGAGTACATTTCTTTCCTGCAGGGGCAATTGAAAAGCAGTGGGATGGAAGCCTGCGTCACCCGTTTCGGTAATTGGATAGAGCCATTCAACGCATTTTATTCCCGCGATCTTTTGCCATCCATGGAACTTTATCTCCGAGAGGGAGGGAAATCCATTTTTCAGTATCTGCGTTCCGAAAAAGCATTATATATCCCGGAACAGGATGCCCGCCGTTTCAGTCCCGGCTGGAAGATGTTTCTAAATCTCAATTCCCGAAAAGATTTTGAAGCATGGCAGGAAAACATCCTGGCAGGGAACGCTTCGGGCTGA
- a CDS encoding OFA family MFS transporter, producing MSMEKLPNRWTIAIMATLLQVALGTVYAWSFWQKPLVNTYGWTNVQAAWAFSAAIFFLGVGAAIGGIKMAQGKIPAKVLAMTGGTLFGVGYLIAAYALSIHSLALLYLGYGLIGGLGLGMGYVTPVSVAAKWFPDKKGLITGMVVMGFGFGALLMAKVLGPIGLSMAGGNLVTVFYGLGVVMLVLTLIPGSFMVTPPAGWAPAGMAAPAKAAPGSAAAADDTITAGECLASGRFFMMWLVLFLNVCAGIMFISFQSPMLQDILKKAYDPAQLTDPAVIAKLAAAGATLIGISSLFNGIGRFFWGGLSDKIGRTNAFRLMLASQVVVFIALLYINSAFLFSVGVCYVILCYGGGFGTMPSYVLDTYGPRLMPFVYGVILTAWGCAGIVGPQLVAYFKDNFGASAGRYVFISAAAILVAGVVITLVLKDEKWVPKRLRSEKPAPSVA from the coding sequence ATGTCCATGGAAAAACTTCCCAACCGTTGGACCATCGCCATTATGGCGACCCTCCTCCAGGTGGCCCTCGGCACCGTTTACGCCTGGAGCTTCTGGCAGAAACCCCTGGTCAACACCTATGGCTGGACCAATGTCCAGGCTGCCTGGGCCTTCAGCGCCGCGATCTTCTTTTTGGGCGTAGGGGCCGCCATCGGCGGCATCAAGATGGCCCAGGGGAAGATTCCCGCCAAAGTGCTGGCGATGACCGGAGGTACCCTGTTCGGTGTCGGTTACCTAATTGCCGCCTATGCCCTCTCCATCCACAGCCTGGCTCTGCTCTACCTCGGCTACGGCCTGATCGGCGGCCTCGGTCTCGGTATGGGCTACGTGACGCCCGTGTCGGTAGCCGCCAAATGGTTTCCTGACAAAAAGGGGCTTATCACCGGCATGGTCGTCATGGGCTTCGGTTTCGGCGCGCTGCTCATGGCCAAGGTTCTCGGTCCGATCGGCCTCAGCATGGCCGGCGGCAACCTGGTGACCGTGTTCTACGGACTTGGTGTGGTCATGCTGGTGCTGACCCTGATCCCCGGCTCCTTCATGGTCACTCCGCCGGCAGGCTGGGCTCCCGCCGGCATGGCGGCCCCTGCCAAGGCGGCTCCCGGATCCGCCGCCGCTGCTGACGACACCATCACCGCCGGCGAATGTCTCGCCTCCGGCCGCTTTTTCATGATGTGGTTGGTGCTTTTCCTCAACGTCTGTGCCGGCATCATGTTCATCAGCTTCCAGTCGCCGATGCTGCAGGACATTCTGAAAAAGGCCTATGACCCAGCCCAGCTGACCGATCCCGCAGTGATAGCCAAACTGGCGGCGGCCGGGGCGACCCTCATCGGCATCAGCTCCCTGTTCAACGGCATCGGTCGTTTCTTCTGGGGTGGTCTTTCCGACAAGATCGGTCGCACCAACGCCTTCCGGTTGATGCTCGCTTCGCAGGTTGTCGTTTTTATCGCCCTTCTTTACATCAACAGCGCCTTCCTTTTCAGCGTTGGCGTCTGCTACGTCATTCTCTGCTACGGCGGTGGTTTCGGCACAATGCCTTCCTACGTTCTGGATACCTATGGACCTCGGCTGATGCCGTTTGTTTATGGGGTTATTCTTACCGCCTGGGGATGCGCCGGGATCGTCGGTCCGCAGTTGGTGGCCTATTTCAAAGATAACTTCGGCGCCAGTGCCGGCCGCTACGTGTTCATTTCCGCCGCTGCCATTCTGGTGGCGGGTGTGGTCATCACCCTGGTGTTGAAGGACGAAAAATGGGTTCCCAAAAGGCTCAGGAGCGAAAAGCCCGCTCCTTCGGTGGCCTGA